In Streptomyces violaceusniger Tu 4113, one DNA window encodes the following:
- a CDS encoding LON peptidase substrate-binding domain-containing protein: MTSARLPLFPLNTVLFPGLVMPLNVFEQRYRSLMRDLSALPEDAPRRFGVIAIRDGHEVAPSAAGLPDTVTRPDPGPTAGFGPDPAKSFYAVGCVADAATIREQEDGTFEVLATGTTRFELVSVDSSGPYLTAEVKELEEEQGEGAGALASGVVRAFRMYQKRLAGARERTLANEQDLPGEPSVLSYLVAAAAVLDTPAKQRLLQAPDTASRLADELKLLRAESAVIGKLPSLPAVDLTRGPTSPN; the protein is encoded by the coding sequence GTGACCTCCGCGCGCCTTCCGCTCTTCCCGCTGAACACGGTGCTGTTCCCGGGGCTCGTCATGCCCCTGAACGTCTTCGAGCAGCGGTACCGCTCCCTGATGCGCGATTTGTCGGCGCTTCCCGAGGACGCGCCGCGCCGGTTCGGGGTGATCGCGATCCGGGACGGCCATGAGGTCGCCCCGAGCGCGGCCGGCCTCCCGGACACCGTCACGCGGCCGGACCCAGGCCCCACGGCCGGGTTCGGCCCGGATCCCGCCAAGTCCTTCTACGCCGTGGGGTGCGTGGCCGACGCGGCCACCATCCGGGAGCAGGAGGACGGCACCTTCGAGGTGCTGGCCACCGGCACCACCCGCTTCGAACTGGTCTCCGTGGACTCCTCCGGCCCCTATCTGACGGCCGAGGTCAAGGAGCTGGAGGAGGAGCAGGGCGAGGGGGCCGGGGCGCTGGCCTCGGGGGTCGTACGAGCCTTCCGCATGTACCAGAAGCGGCTCGCGGGCGCCCGTGAGCGGACCCTGGCGAATGAGCAGGACCTCCCGGGCGAACCGTCCGTGCTCTCCTACCTGGTGGCGGCCGCGGCCGTGCTCGACACTCCCGCGAAGCAGCGGCTGCTGCAGGCGCCGGACACCGCGAGCCGGCTGGCCGACGAGCTGAAACTCCTTCGCGCCGAGAGCGCCGTCATCGGTAAGCTCCCGTCGCTCCCGGCCGTCGATCTGACCCGCGGTCCCACCAGCCCCAACTGA
- the hisD gene encoding histidinol dehydrogenase: MISRIDLRGTAFPEGGIDRDLLPRAELDVEAALEKVRPICDDVRHRGTAALIDYAHRFDGVAIERVRVPAEALERALTELDPAVRAALEESVRRARLVHRDQRRTDHTTQVVPGGTVTERWVPVERVGLYVPGGRSVYPSSVVMNVVPAQEAGVGSMAVASPPQAEFGGLPHPTILAACALLGVDEVYAAGGAQAVAMFAYGTEDCRPVAMVTGPGNIFVAAAKRLLKGRIGIDAEAGPTEIAILADATADPVHVAADLISQAEHDPLAASVLVTDSEELAAAVEKELDVQLGATKHVEDRIRPALSGRQSGIVLVDGIEQGLAVVDAYAAEHLEIQTEDAAAVAARVRNAGAIFVGAFAPVSLGDYAAGSNHVLPTGGCACHSSGLSVQSFLRGIHVVDYSREALAEIAGHVVTLAEAEDLPAHGAAVKARFDWKVPPSK, encoded by the coding sequence GTGATCTCTCGTATCGATCTGCGCGGTACCGCCTTCCCGGAAGGCGGGATCGACCGCGACCTGCTGCCCCGTGCCGAGCTCGACGTCGAGGCCGCCCTGGAGAAGGTGCGGCCCATCTGCGACGACGTGCGCCATCGCGGTACCGCTGCGCTGATCGACTACGCCCATCGGTTCGACGGCGTCGCCATAGAACGGGTGCGGGTCCCCGCGGAGGCGCTGGAGCGCGCCCTCACGGAGCTGGACCCGGCCGTGCGCGCCGCCCTGGAGGAGTCCGTCCGGCGGGCCCGGCTGGTCCATCGCGACCAGCGGCGCACCGACCACACCACCCAGGTGGTGCCGGGCGGCACGGTCACCGAGCGCTGGGTGCCGGTCGAGCGCGTCGGGCTGTACGTACCGGGCGGGCGCTCGGTCTACCCCTCCTCCGTGGTGATGAACGTGGTGCCCGCGCAGGAGGCCGGGGTCGGCTCGATGGCCGTCGCCTCCCCGCCGCAGGCGGAGTTCGGCGGGCTGCCGCACCCCACGATCCTCGCGGCGTGCGCGCTGCTGGGCGTGGACGAGGTGTACGCGGCGGGTGGCGCCCAGGCCGTCGCCATGTTCGCCTACGGCACCGAGGACTGCCGCCCGGTCGCGATGGTGACCGGGCCGGGCAACATCTTCGTGGCCGCGGCCAAGCGGCTGCTCAAGGGCCGGATCGGCATCGACGCCGAGGCCGGGCCGACCGAGATCGCCATCCTCGCCGACGCCACCGCCGACCCGGTGCACGTGGCCGCGGACCTGATCAGCCAGGCCGAGCACGACCCGCTGGCCGCCTCGGTGCTGGTCACCGACTCCGAGGAGCTGGCCGCCGCGGTCGAGAAGGAGCTGGACGTCCAGCTCGGGGCCACCAAGCACGTCGAGGACCGGATCCGTCCGGCCCTTTCCGGGCGGCAGTCCGGCATCGTGCTGGTCGACGGCATCGAGCAGGGCCTGGCCGTCGTGGACGCGTACGCGGCCGAGCACCTGGAGATCCAGACCGAGGACGCGGCGGCCGTCGCGGCCCGGGTGCGCAACGCCGGGGCGATCTTCGTCGGGGCCTTCGCGCCGGTGTCGCTCGGCGACTACGCGGCGGGCTCCAACCATGTGCTGCCCACCGGCGGCTGCGCCTGCCACTCCTCGGGGCTGTCCGTGCAGTCGTTCCTGCGCGGCATCCATGTGGTGGACTACAGCCGGGAGGCGCTGGCCGAGATCGCCGGCCATGTGGTGACGCTGGCCGAGGCGGAGGATCTGCCCGCCCACGGCGCCGCGGTGAAGGCAAGGTTCGACTGGAAGGTGCCACCGAGCAAGTGA
- a CDS encoding magnesium transporter: MTAPLTPHDPPPPHEDPAEGRPPAHGQPAGDSSVPNPSGYPENPEHPEHPSGHPEGSEHSEHSEPGPELRAELVQASLVAIAVAVAGVLLGLLWLWLAPKVPLVSDGSAVYLKNSEGEDAIGADGVFTLLGLAFGAVSALIVFLLFRHGGIALVIGLAIGGVLASVIAWRLGLWLGPTSDVVAHAKEAGKGVTFDGPLKLGAKGALLAWSVAAMVIHLALTGLFGPRDPEPALPHVASPEAR; encoded by the coding sequence GTGACCGCACCATTGACGCCACATGATCCGCCTCCGCCGCACGAGGACCCCGCCGAGGGCCGCCCCCCGGCCCACGGGCAGCCTGCCGGGGACTCCTCCGTGCCGAATCCCTCCGGGTACCCGGAGAATCCTGAGCACCCCGAGCACCCTTCCGGGCATCCGGAGGGCTCGGAGCACTCCGAGCACTCCGAGCCGGGGCCCGAGTTGCGCGCCGAACTGGTGCAGGCGTCACTGGTCGCCATCGCGGTGGCGGTCGCCGGGGTGCTTCTGGGGCTGCTGTGGCTGTGGTTGGCGCCGAAGGTCCCCCTGGTCTCGGACGGCTCCGCCGTCTATCTGAAGAATTCGGAAGGGGAGGACGCGATCGGCGCGGACGGTGTGTTCACGCTGCTCGGGCTCGCCTTCGGGGCCGTCTCGGCCCTCATCGTCTTTCTGCTCTTCCGCCACGGCGGTATCGCGCTGGTCATCGGCCTGGCGATCGGCGGGGTGCTCGCCTCGGTGATCGCCTGGCGGCTGGGCCTCTGGCTGGGACCCACCTCGGACGTCGTGGCCCACGCCAAGGAGGCCGGTAAGGGCGTCACCTTCGACGGACCGCTCAAGCTGGGCGCAAAGGGGGCGCTGCTGGCGTGGTCGGTGGCGGCGATGGTGATCCATCTGGCGCTGACGGGGTTGTTCGGCCCCCGGGACCCGGAGCCCGCGCTGCCGCACGTGGCGAGCCCGGAAGCACGCTAG
- a CDS encoding ABC transporter ATP-binding protein, whose translation MRTGAKQATSGDVVCTVRGLVKTYPAARGRRGAPATPAVRASDGIDLDVVRGEVFGLLGPNGAGKSTLVRQLTGLLRPDEGSVRVLGHDLVRHPERAARLLCYLGQDSTALDELTVALAAETTARLRGLEARAARAERDAVIEELGLGEIAGRPLKKLSGGQRRLACVAAALVGERPLLVLDEPTSGMDPVARRAVWAAVDRRRAERGVTVVLVTHNVIEAETVLDRVAVLDRGKVIACDTPAGLKALVADEVRLELVWRTEPPLDVPEVAALRSAAEAARAADGVSGRCWTLRLPPDEARAAIATVTGGPAFAALDDFTLATPSLEDVYIALGGRAEGAEGLVKA comes from the coding sequence GTGAGGACGGGCGCGAAACAGGCGACGAGTGGCGATGTGGTGTGCACCGTGCGCGGCCTGGTCAAGACCTATCCCGCGGCGCGCGGCCGCCGCGGCGCCCCCGCCACGCCCGCCGTCCGGGCCAGCGACGGCATCGACCTCGATGTGGTGCGCGGCGAGGTCTTCGGGCTGCTCGGGCCCAATGGCGCCGGCAAATCCACCCTCGTACGGCAGCTCACCGGCCTGCTGCGGCCCGACGAGGGCAGTGTGCGGGTGCTCGGCCACGATCTCGTACGCCACCCGGAGCGCGCCGCCCGGCTGCTGTGCTACCTCGGCCAGGACTCGACCGCGCTGGACGAGCTGACCGTCGCCCTCGCCGCCGAGACCACCGCGCGGCTGCGCGGGCTGGAGGCCCGCGCGGCCCGTGCCGAGCGGGATGCGGTGATCGAGGAGCTGGGGCTCGGGGAGATCGCCGGGCGCCCGCTGAAGAAGCTCTCCGGCGGCCAGCGGCGGCTGGCCTGCGTCGCCGCCGCGCTGGTGGGGGAGCGGCCGCTGCTGGTGCTGGACGAGCCCACCAGCGGAATGGACCCCGTCGCCCGGCGCGCCGTATGGGCGGCCGTGGACCGGCGGCGGGCCGAGCGGGGTGTGACTGTGGTGCTGGTCACCCACAACGTGATCGAGGCGGAAACGGTTCTGGACCGGGTCGCCGTACTGGACCGCGGCAAGGTCATCGCCTGCGACACGCCCGCCGGGCTGAAGGCGCTGGTCGCCGACGAGGTGCGGCTGGAGCTGGTGTGGCGCACCGAGCCGCCGCTGGACGTGCCCGAGGTCGCCGCCCTGCGGAGCGCCGCCGAGGCGGCCCGGGCCGCCGACGGCGTCTCCGGGCGGTGCTGGACGCTCCGGCTCCCGCCGGACGAGGCGCGCGCCGCCATCGCCACCGTGACCGGTGGCCCCGCTTTCGCGGCGCTGGACGATTTCACCCTTGCCACGCCGAGCCTGGAGGATGTGTACATCGCCCTGGGCGGCCGTGCGGAGGGCGCGGAGGGGCTGGTGAAGGCGTGA
- a CDS encoding histidinol-phosphate transaminase, with translation MTGIDDLPIRDELRGKSPYGAPQLEVPVRLNTNENPYPLPEPLVARIAERVTEAARNLNRYPDRDAVELRTELARYLSRTAGLEVGVAQVWAANGSNEVLQQLLQTFGGPGRTAIGFEPSYSMHALISRGTGTGWISGPRNADFTIDVDAARKVIAEHRPDVVFITSPNNPTGTAVAAETVLALYEAAQAARAEAAGALVVVDEAYGEFSHRPSLLPLIEGRPRLVLSRTMSKAFGAAGLRLGYLAADPAVVDAVQLVRLPYHLSAVTQATALAALEHTDTLLGYVEALKAERDRLVSELRTLGCEVTDSDANFVQFGRFEDAHAAWQGLLDRGVLVRDNGVPGRLRVTAGTPAENDAFLDAVRELMKEKSA, from the coding sequence GTGACTGGCATTGACGATCTCCCGATCCGGGACGAGCTCCGTGGTAAATCCCCGTACGGCGCCCCGCAGCTCGAGGTGCCCGTACGGCTGAACACCAACGAGAACCCCTATCCGCTGCCCGAGCCGCTGGTCGCCCGCATCGCCGAGCGGGTCACCGAGGCGGCCCGGAACCTCAACCGCTACCCGGACCGGGACGCGGTCGAGCTCCGCACCGAGCTGGCCCGCTACCTCAGCCGTACGGCCGGCCTGGAGGTCGGCGTCGCCCAGGTCTGGGCGGCCAACGGGTCCAACGAGGTGCTGCAGCAGCTTCTGCAGACCTTCGGCGGGCCCGGGCGCACCGCGATCGGCTTCGAGCCCTCGTACTCGATGCACGCACTGATCTCACGCGGCACCGGCACCGGCTGGATTTCCGGTCCCCGGAACGCCGATTTCACCATCGATGTCGATGCCGCCCGTAAGGTGATCGCCGAGCACCGCCCCGATGTCGTCTTCATCACCTCGCCGAACAATCCGACGGGGACGGCCGTCGCGGCCGAGACGGTGCTGGCGCTCTACGAGGCGGCGCAGGCCGCCAGGGCGGAGGCCGCCGGGGCGCTCGTCGTCGTGGACGAGGCGTACGGGGAATTCAGCCACCGTCCGTCGCTGCTGCCGCTGATCGAGGGGCGGCCGCGGCTGGTGCTCTCGCGGACCATGTCCAAGGCGTTCGGCGCGGCCGGGCTGCGGCTCGGCTATCTCGCCGCCGATCCGGCGGTCGTCGACGCCGTCCAGCTCGTCCGCCTGCCGTACCACCTGTCCGCCGTCACCCAGGCCACCGCGCTGGCCGCCCTGGAGCACACCGATACGCTGCTGGGGTACGTCGAGGCGCTGAAGGCCGAGCGCGACCGGCTGGTGAGCGAGCTGCGCACCCTCGGCTGCGAGGTGACCGACTCCGACGCCAACTTCGTCCAGTTCGGTCGCTTCGAGGACGCCCACGCGGCGTGGCAGGGCCTGCTGGACCGGGGTGTCCTGGTCCGTGACAACGGCGTACCGGGCCGGCTGCGGGTCACCGCGGGCACACCGGCCGAGAACGACGCGTTCCTCGACGCGGTACGCGAGCTGATGAAGGAGAAAAGCGCATGA
- the priA gene encoding bifunctional 1-(5-phosphoribosyl)-5-((5-phosphoribosylamino)methylideneamino)imidazole-4-carboxamide isomerase/phosphoribosylanthranilate isomerase PriA — MRSNRLELLPAVDVRDGQAVRLVHGESGSETSYGDPMEAALAWQRAGAEWLHLVDLDAAFGTGDNREQIAEVARAMDLRVELSGGIRDDASLSAALATGCARVNLGTAALESPEWVAKVIAEHGDLIAVGLDVRGTTLRGRGWTRDGGDLYETLARLDSEGCSRYVVTDIAKDGTLQGPNLELLRNVCAATEKPVVASGGVSSLDDLRALATLVPEGVEGAIVGKALYAKAFTLEEALEAVSV, encoded by the coding sequence ATGCGCTCGAACCGCCTCGAACTCCTCCCCGCCGTCGATGTCCGCGACGGCCAGGCCGTCCGCCTCGTCCACGGCGAGTCCGGCTCCGAGACGTCGTACGGCGACCCGATGGAGGCCGCCCTGGCCTGGCAGCGGGCGGGCGCCGAATGGCTGCACCTGGTGGACCTCGACGCCGCCTTCGGCACCGGGGACAACCGCGAGCAGATCGCCGAGGTGGCCCGCGCCATGGACCTCAGGGTCGAGCTGTCCGGCGGCATCCGCGACGACGCCTCGCTGTCCGCCGCCCTGGCCACCGGCTGCGCCCGGGTGAACCTCGGCACGGCCGCCCTGGAGTCCCCGGAATGGGTCGCCAAGGTCATCGCCGAGCACGGCGACCTCATCGCGGTGGGCCTCGATGTGCGCGGCACCACGCTGCGCGGCCGCGGCTGGACCCGGGACGGCGGCGATCTGTACGAGACGCTGGCCCGCCTCGACTCCGAGGGCTGCTCCCGCTACGTCGTCACCGACATCGCCAAGGACGGCACCCTCCAGGGCCCCAACCTGGAGCTGCTGCGCAATGTCTGCGCCGCGACCGAAAAGCCCGTCGTCGCCTCCGGCGGCGTTTCCTCGCTCGACGACCTGCGTGCCCTTGCGACTCTGGTACCGGAAGGTGTCGAGGGCGCCATCGTGGGCAAGGCACTCTACGCCAAGGCGTTCACCTTGGAAGAGGCGTTGGAGGCGGTATCCGTATGA
- the hisB gene encoding imidazoleglycerol-phosphate dehydratase HisB: protein MTRVGRVERTTKETSVVVEIDLDGTGQVDVSTGVGFYDHMLDQLGRHGLFDLTVKTEGDLHIDTHHTIEDTALALGAAFKQALGDKVGIYRFGNCTVPLDESLAQVTVDLSGRPYLVHTEPENIAPMIGTYDTTMTRHILESFVAQAQIALHVHVPYGRNAHHIVECQFKALARALRYASERDPRAAGILPSTKGAL, encoded by the coding sequence ATGACCCGCGTGGGACGTGTGGAGCGCACGACCAAGGAGACCTCGGTCGTCGTCGAGATCGATCTCGACGGCACCGGCCAGGTCGATGTATCGACAGGTGTCGGCTTCTACGACCACATGCTCGACCAGCTCGGCCGCCACGGCCTCTTCGACCTCACGGTCAAGACCGAGGGCGACCTGCACATCGACACCCACCACACCATCGAGGACACCGCCCTCGCGCTCGGCGCCGCCTTCAAGCAGGCGCTCGGCGACAAGGTGGGCATCTACCGGTTCGGCAACTGCACGGTGCCGCTGGACGAGTCGCTGGCCCAGGTGACGGTCGACCTCTCCGGCCGCCCGTACCTGGTGCACACCGAGCCGGAGAACATCGCGCCGATGATCGGCACCTACGACACCACGATGACCCGGCACATCCTGGAGTCCTTCGTGGCCCAGGCGCAGATCGCCCTGCACGTCCACGTCCCGTACGGGCGCAACGCGCACCACATCGTGGAGTGCCAGTTCAAGGCCCTGGCGCGGGCCCTGCGCTACGCCAGCGAGCGCGACCCCCGCGCCGCCGGGATCCTCCCCTCCACGAAGGGGGCGCTGTGA
- the ybaK gene encoding Cys-tRNA(Pro) deacylase produces the protein MPKKTKKTSAGTPATTALTAAGTDFTLHSYEHDPAAPSYGEEAAQALGVEPGRVFKTLVASVDDRLTVAIVPVSATLDLKALASAVGGKRATMADPAAAERTTGYVRGGISPLGQRKRLPTALDESATGYETICVSAGRRGLEVELAPGDLASLTDAVLAPIARA, from the coding sequence ATGCCCAAGAAGACCAAGAAGACCTCGGCGGGCACCCCCGCCACCACCGCCCTCACCGCGGCGGGCACGGATTTCACGCTGCACTCCTACGAGCACGACCCGGCAGCCCCCTCCTACGGCGAGGAGGCCGCCCAGGCGCTCGGCGTCGAACCGGGCCGGGTCTTCAAGACGCTTGTCGCGAGCGTCGATGACCGCCTTACGGTCGCCATCGTGCCGGTCTCGGCCACCCTCGACCTCAAGGCGCTCGCCTCGGCGGTGGGCGGCAAGCGCGCCACGATGGCGGACCCCGCGGCGGCCGAGCGCACCACGGGCTATGTGCGGGGCGGGATCTCCCCGCTCGGTCAGCGCAAGCGCCTGCCCACGGCTCTGGACGAGTCGGCCACCGGCTACGAGACGATCTGTGTCTCGGCGGGCCGCCGCGGGCTGGAGGTCGAGCTGGCGCCGGGGGACCTGGCGTCGCTGACGGACGCGGTACTGGCGCCGATCGCCCGCGCATAG
- the hisH gene encoding imidazole glycerol phosphate synthase subunit HisH — MELSDLTNSTTAKNVVVFDYGFGNVRSAERALAHVGAQVEITRDYDKAMAADGLLVPGVGAFAACMNGLREARGDWIVGRRLSGGRPVMGICVGMQILFGRGIEHGVQAEGLDEWPGTVEPLRAPVVPHMGWNTVKAPEDSQLFAGLDEGERYYFVHSYAVRTWELEVTNPHMPSPKVSWATHGEPFVAAVENGPLWATQFHPEKSGDAGARLLRNWLDTL, encoded by the coding sequence ATGGAATTGAGCGACCTGACGAACAGCACGACCGCGAAGAACGTCGTCGTCTTCGACTACGGATTCGGCAACGTACGCTCCGCCGAGCGGGCCCTCGCCCATGTCGGCGCGCAGGTCGAGATCACCCGCGACTACGACAAGGCCATGGCCGCCGACGGGCTCCTCGTGCCCGGCGTCGGTGCCTTCGCCGCCTGCATGAACGGGCTGCGTGAGGCGCGCGGCGACTGGATCGTGGGGCGCCGGCTGTCCGGCGGCCGCCCGGTCATGGGCATCTGCGTCGGCATGCAGATCCTCTTCGGGCGCGGTATCGAGCACGGCGTCCAGGCCGAGGGCCTGGACGAATGGCCCGGCACGGTCGAGCCGCTGCGCGCCCCCGTCGTCCCCCACATGGGCTGGAACACGGTCAAGGCGCCCGAGGACTCACAGCTCTTCGCGGGCCTGGACGAGGGCGAGCGGTACTACTTCGTCCACTCCTACGCGGTCCGCACCTGGGAGCTCGAGGTCACCAACCCCCACATGCCCTCCCCCAAGGTGAGCTGGGCCACCCATGGCGAGCCGTTCGTCGCCGCCGTGGAGAACGGCCCGCTGTGGGCCACCCAGTTCCACCCCGAGAAGTCGGGTGACGCCGGAGCGCGGCTGCTCCGCAACTGGCTCGACACACTCTGA
- a CDS encoding ABC transporter permease gives MPAVSGVSGVSGTTGVPGVSGASAGLPSAPGASSGASGTSGASGEAGDIPAPLAARARLFPALAAVYRAQLSRARVARIPLLFVATFQSIGIMILMRGVVDGGSEARSVVAGSSVLVVAFVALNLLAQYFGQLRASGGLDHYATLPVPPSAVVLGAAAAYASFTVPGTIVTAVMGSVLFQLPMTHLWILLAVIPLSGAALAGLGAVLGLLAPRQELATLCGQLGMSAALLLGVLPADRMPQVVSYARDLLPSTYGVEALARTFDGQPDWWVVCADLGVCAGVAVVSLAAATWAYRRAAVR, from the coding sequence ATGCCCGCCGTGTCCGGTGTATCCGGTGTGTCCGGGACCACTGGTGTGCCTGGTGTGTCCGGTGCTTCCGCTGGGCTGCCCAGTGCGCCCGGTGCCTCGTCCGGTGCCTCCGGTACGTCGGGGGCGTCCGGTGAGGCCGGGGACATCCCCGCGCCGCTGGCGGCGCGGGCGCGGCTCTTCCCGGCGCTCGCCGCGGTCTACCGCGCCCAGCTCTCGCGGGCCAGGGTGGCCCGGATACCGCTGCTCTTCGTGGCCACCTTCCAGTCCATCGGGATCATGATCCTGATGCGCGGGGTGGTGGACGGCGGGAGCGAGGCGCGGTCGGTGGTGGCCGGGTCGAGCGTGCTGGTCGTCGCCTTCGTGGCGCTCAACCTGCTCGCCCAGTACTTCGGCCAGCTCCGGGCCAGCGGCGGGCTCGACCACTACGCGACGCTGCCGGTGCCGCCCTCGGCCGTGGTGCTCGGGGCGGCCGCCGCGTACGCCTCCTTCACCGTGCCCGGGACCATCGTCACCGCGGTCATGGGCAGCGTGCTCTTCCAACTGCCCATGACGCATCTGTGGATCCTCCTCGCCGTGATCCCCCTCTCCGGCGCCGCCCTCGCCGGACTCGGCGCCGTGCTGGGACTGCTCGCCCCGCGTCAGGAACTCGCCACGCTGTGCGGGCAGTTGGGGATGTCCGCCGCGCTGCTGCTCGGGGTGCTGCCCGCGGACCGGATGCCGCAGGTGGTGTCGTACGCGCGCGATCTGCTGCCGTCGACGTACGGTGTGGAGGCCCTGGCCCGGACGTTCGACGGGCAGCCCGACTGGTGGGTGGTCTGTGCCGACCTCGGGGTGTGCGCCGGGGTGGCCGTGGTGTCCCTCGCCGCCGCGACCTGGGCCTATCGGCGGGCGGCGGTGCGGTGA
- a CDS encoding NYN domain-containing protein: MDRCVVLVDAGYLLGAAASLLAGEPARSRISVDHATLIQGLRERAEAETECPLLRIYWFDGAPDRVPQPEHRRLRVMPRVTVRLGALTRSDGRWAQKGVDAAMHAELTELARNRACADIVLVTGDGDLLPGLMSAKEHGVAVHLWAVQAADGDYNQSEDLVAEADERRVLDRAWITRAVRAKELPGPCAPVSEPRPEIAAILSAPLPETAAAAAAAAASGSPGPAEAPGGRNGAARPGADVTGPAAAPGRPAGPAPEAGTDAAAAGAGKGVPTPKDLADLGRGPAAPGGQGERQQAAGATLRWSSDKGWVDRGPGAVGEPPETANLPMLAQLTSAEQRWADREEDITAVSGDPFEVGQVFARRWTDRLADPGPLRQISTEYPRIPHRIDGELLRYAARFGLLAHKDDQIDEHDRYAIRAGFWREIDLRSAAEHAQTGG; the protein is encoded by the coding sequence GTGGACCGCTGCGTCGTCCTGGTGGACGCCGGGTATCTGCTGGGCGCCGCCGCGAGCCTGCTGGCCGGGGAGCCCGCCCGATCGCGCATCTCCGTCGACCACGCGACCCTCATCCAGGGCCTGCGGGAGCGGGCCGAGGCCGAGACCGAATGCCCGCTGCTGCGGATCTACTGGTTCGACGGCGCCCCCGACCGGGTGCCCCAGCCCGAGCACCGGCGGCTGCGCGTGATGCCCCGGGTGACCGTACGACTGGGCGCGCTCACCCGCAGTGACGGCCGCTGGGCCCAGAAGGGCGTGGACGCCGCCATGCACGCCGAGCTCACCGAGCTCGCCCGCAACCGGGCCTGCGCCGACATCGTCCTCGTCACCGGCGACGGGGACCTGCTGCCCGGGCTGATGTCGGCCAAGGAGCACGGCGTCGCCGTCCACCTCTGGGCGGTCCAGGCCGCCGACGGCGACTACAACCAGTCCGAGGACCTCGTCGCCGAGGCCGATGAGCGGCGCGTCCTCGACCGCGCCTGGATCACCCGGGCGGTGCGCGCCAAGGAGCTTCCCGGGCCCTGTGCGCCCGTCTCCGAGCCCCGCCCGGAGATCGCGGCCATTCTCTCCGCCCCGCTGCCGGAGACGGCCGCCGCCGCTGCCGCCGCGGCCGCGAGCGGGTCGCCCGGCCCGGCGGAGGCACCCGGCGGCCGTAACGGCGCCGCCCGGCCCGGCGCCGATGTGACCGGCCCGGCCGCCGCCCCCGGCCGCCCCGCCGGCCCGGCCCCCGAGGCGGGCACGGACGCCGCGGCGGCAGGCGCCGGCAAGGGGGTGCCCACCCCCAAGGACCTCGCCGACCTGGGCCGCGGCCCGGCCGCGCCCGGCGGCCAGGGCGAGCGGCAGCAGGCCGCCGGTGCCACCCTGCGCTGGTCCTCCGACAAGGGCTGGGTCGACCGGGGCCCCGGCGCTGTGGGGGAGCCGCCGGAGACCGCCAACCTGCCCATGCTGGCCCAGCTCACCAGCGCCGAGCAGCGGTGGGCCGACCGCGAGGAGGACATCACGGCCGTCAGCGGCGACCCCTTCGAGGTCGGCCAGGTCTTCGCCCGCCGCTGGACCGACCGGCTCGCCGACCCGGGTCCGTTGCGCCAGATCTCCACGGAGTACCCCCGCATCCCGCACCGCATCGACGGTGAACTGCTGCGCTACGCGGCCCGCTTCGGGCTGCTGGCCCACAAGGACGACCAGATCGACGAGCACGACCGCTATGCGATCCGGGCGGGCTTCTGGCGCGAAATCGACCTCCGCTCGGCCGCGGAACACGCCCAGACGGGCGGCTAG